One window of Acidobacteriaceae bacterium genomic DNA carries:
- a CDS encoding metallophosphoesterase, which produces MSKNAKHHYKSNRIARHSNIPLIGRSPLMAHMQSSLAESGHIGRYPLLAIFVQRPWPWIRKYIRGIFTGRYKPFPTYPLDGHSGIYPLHSAKGHDPIRLSIAGDWGTGTEEAARIATNMADFHPDYTIHLGDVYYIGDEVEVEENFLGIQCTGQTPVRFPRGAVGTLTMPGNHELYAGGRPYYTKVLPFGSPTPGQQQRASYFCLESDHWRIIGLDTGYNSAGVPILGSVPGLRSIKAIGGDGRLEPSEIDWLRTNVRPQERPKATILLSHHQYYSAFPDETFPKPGQQLAEFFPNQDVLWLWGHEHRLAVYDLHAPPDTPALSCFGRCIGHGGMPVEKTPPKFKEVPLRFYDSRNDYPIGNGDTAGWNGYANLTISGPHLTIDYLDIEKRRLYTETFTSTPSGSVQLTEPTHAHSNTPVRGNTPAPTGAPSS; this is translated from the coding sequence ATGTCCAAGAACGCTAAGCACCACTACAAGTCCAATCGAATCGCCCGCCACAGCAATATCCCCTTGATCGGCCGTTCGCCGCTCATGGCCCACATGCAGAGCTCGCTCGCCGAGTCCGGCCATATCGGCCGCTATCCTCTGCTCGCCATCTTCGTGCAGCGTCCCTGGCCTTGGATCCGCAAATATATTCGCGGCATCTTCACCGGCCGCTACAAGCCGTTCCCCACCTACCCACTCGACGGCCACTCCGGCATCTACCCGCTCCATTCCGCCAAGGGCCACGACCCCATCCGCCTCTCCATCGCCGGCGATTGGGGCACCGGCACCGAAGAGGCCGCGCGTATCGCCACCAACATGGCCGACTTTCACCCCGACTACACCATCCATCTCGGCGACGTCTACTACATCGGCGATGAGGTCGAGGTCGAAGAAAACTTCCTCGGCATCCAATGCACCGGCCAGACTCCCGTCCGATTCCCCCGCGGCGCCGTCGGCACGCTCACCATGCCCGGCAACCATGAGCTCTACGCCGGCGGCCGCCCCTACTACACCAAGGTCCTGCCCTTCGGCTCGCCCACACCCGGTCAGCAGCAACGCGCCAGCTACTTCTGCCTCGAGTCCGACCACTGGCGCATCATCGGCCTCGACACCGGCTACAACTCCGCCGGAGTCCCCATCCTCGGCTCCGTCCCCGGCCTGCGCTCCATCAAAGCCATCGGCGGCGACGGCCGGCTTGAACCCAGCGAGATCGACTGGCTTCGCACCAACGTCCGCCCGCAGGAGCGCCCCAAAGCCACCATCCTGCTCTCGCACCACCAGTACTACTCCGCCTTCCCCGACGAAACCTTCCCCAAGCCCGGCCAGCAGCTCGCCGAGTTCTTCCCCAACCAGGACGTCCTCTGGCTCTGGGGCCATGAGCACCGCCTCGCCGTCTACGATCTCCACGCGCCACCCGACACCCCCGCCCTCAGCTGCTTCGGACGCTGCATCGGCCACGGCGGCATGCCCGTCGAAAAGACTCCGCCTAAATTCAAGGAAGTCCCCCTCCGCTTCTACGACTCTCGCAACGACTACCCCATCGGCAACGGCGACACCGCCGGCTGGAACGGCTACGCCAACCTCACCATCTCCGGGCCCCACCTCACCATCGATTACCTCGACATCGAAAAGCGCCGCCTCTACACCGAAACCTTCACCTCCACCCCCTCCGGCTCCGTCCAACTCACCGAACCAACCCACGCGCACAGCAACACGCCCGTACGCGGCAACACGCCCGCGCCCACCGGCGCACCGTCATCCTGA